A window of Corallococcus macrosporus DSM 14697 contains these coding sequences:
- the fmt gene encoding methionyl-tRNA formyltransferase, with the protein MSRPRIVFMGTPDFAVASLAACFELGEVVAVVTQPDKPKGRGNTVTAPPVKELALSRGVPVLQPTKLRTPPFAEALRQYAPDICVVTAYGRILPKDLLELPTHGCVNVHGSLLPRFRGAAPIQWAIAHGDAETGVSLMVMDEGLDTGPVLAMKRMPIAPDDTSATLYPKLAALGGEVLREYLPAYLRGELKPVPQPSEGMVLAPIIEKDQGRLDFTRPAVELERRLRAFTPWPGAFTTLGGKLLKVHRATARGGSGAPGTVLASGPDGIEVACGEGSLVLLDLQPEGKRVMRAADFLQGHKLAPGSQPFVAG; encoded by the coding sequence ATGAGCAGACCCCGCATCGTTTTCATGGGCACCCCCGACTTCGCGGTGGCGTCCCTGGCCGCCTGCTTCGAACTGGGAGAGGTGGTGGCCGTCGTCACCCAACCCGACAAGCCCAAGGGCCGCGGCAACACCGTGACGGCGCCGCCGGTGAAGGAGCTGGCCCTGTCACGCGGCGTGCCCGTGCTCCAGCCCACCAAGCTGCGCACGCCGCCCTTCGCGGAGGCGCTGCGCCAGTACGCGCCGGACATCTGCGTGGTGACGGCCTATGGCCGCATCCTCCCCAAGGATTTGCTGGAGCTGCCCACCCACGGCTGCGTCAACGTGCACGGCTCGCTGCTGCCGCGCTTCCGGGGCGCCGCGCCCATCCAGTGGGCCATCGCCCACGGCGACGCGGAGACGGGCGTGTCGTTGATGGTGATGGACGAGGGCCTGGACACCGGCCCGGTGCTGGCGATGAAGCGCATGCCCATCGCGCCGGACGACACGAGCGCCACGCTGTACCCGAAGCTGGCGGCGCTGGGCGGTGAGGTGCTGCGCGAATACCTGCCCGCCTACCTGCGCGGCGAGCTGAAGCCGGTGCCGCAGCCTTCCGAGGGCATGGTGCTGGCCCCCATCATCGAGAAGGACCAGGGCCGGTTGGACTTCACGAGGCCCGCGGTGGAGTTGGAGCGCCGCCTGCGGGCCTTCACGCCGTGGCCCGGCGCCTTCACCACGCTGGGCGGAAAGCTGTTGAAGGTCCACCGCGCGACGGCCAGGGGTGGTAGTGGGGCTCCCGGCACGGTGCTGGCGTCCGGCCCGGACGGCATCGAGGTGGCATGCGGCGAGGGCTCGCTGGTCCTGCTGGACCTCCAGCCGGAGGGAAAGCGGGTGATGCGCGCCGCGGATTTCCTGCAGGGGCACAAGCTGGCGCCGGGCAGCCAGCCCTTCGTCGCGGGCTGA
- a CDS encoding type II 3-dehydroquinate dehydratase has protein sequence MRLLVLHGPNLNLLGVRDDTSGGRLEDLDAAMQARAEALGLELTVVQSNHEGDLLDTLGAELEALDGIIINPAGLFGSYCLKEGLEAAGLPAIEVLLKPPARESVVGEACVLQIHGGPGFEPYLQALETFGSGVFTTAQPEPKKPLGKKKGSATRGAKVTPITVLKRAPRREGSSETAKSLARAVKAAGPTKTLGRKLAPVEDLRAARQAKTLGRGGKGLTPAADLLTRALVRQKISDRLAGRLSAAELATWARSQYQAVQRGAPAEHGHRELLEESLQSLTLSNLPATRLSDEQLVDLLTRLDEG, from the coding sequence ATGAGACTGCTGGTGCTGCATGGACCCAACCTCAACCTGCTGGGCGTGCGGGATGACACGTCCGGCGGGCGGCTCGAGGACCTGGACGCCGCGATGCAGGCCCGCGCGGAGGCGCTGGGCCTGGAGCTGACGGTGGTGCAGTCCAACCACGAGGGCGACCTGCTCGACACGCTCGGCGCGGAGCTGGAGGCGCTGGACGGCATCATCATCAACCCGGCCGGGCTGTTCGGCTCCTACTGTCTCAAGGAAGGGCTGGAGGCCGCGGGGCTGCCCGCCATCGAGGTGCTGCTCAAGCCCCCCGCGCGTGAGTCCGTGGTGGGCGAGGCCTGCGTGCTCCAGATTCACGGCGGGCCCGGCTTCGAGCCCTACCTGCAGGCCCTGGAGACCTTCGGCAGCGGCGTCTTCACCACGGCGCAGCCGGAGCCGAAGAAGCCCCTGGGCAAGAAGAAGGGCAGCGCCACCCGGGGCGCGAAGGTGACGCCCATCACCGTGCTCAAGCGCGCCCCGCGCAGGGAGGGCTCGTCGGAGACGGCGAAGTCCCTGGCCCGCGCGGTGAAGGCGGCGGGGCCCACGAAGACGCTGGGCCGCAAGCTGGCGCCGGTGGAGGACCTGCGCGCGGCCCGCCAGGCGAAGACGCTGGGGCGCGGCGGCAAGGGGCTCACCCCCGCGGCGGACCTGCTCACGCGCGCGCTGGTGCGCCAGAAGATTTCGGACCGGCTCGCGGGGCGGCTCTCCGCCGCCGAGCTGGCCACCTGGGCGCGTTCCCAGTATCAGGCGGTGCAGCGGGGCGCTCCGGCGGAGCATGGCCACCGCGAGCTGCTGGAGGAGAGCCTCCAGAGCCTCACCCTCTCCAACCTGCCCGCGACGCGGCTCTCGGATGAGCAGCTCGTGGACCT